The following DNA comes from Pseudophryne corroboree isolate aPseCor3 chromosome 8, aPseCor3.hap2, whole genome shotgun sequence.
AGAGAACTACTTGAAATCACCTGCCATCTGGAGAATGGTAATGGACCTGCCTTCCTTTATGCTTCACGACAAGGTGGACTAGATGTAAATCGCAACGAGAGTGTCTTAAGGGAGATGGCAGTGCTGGAGGAGGAATTGCGGCATCTGGAGTTTAAGTTCCGCAATGTTCTACGGGCACAAAAGATGCAGCAACTGCGGGAACGTTGCATGAAAGCCTGGCTTCTGGAAGAGGAGGACAGTCTTTATGAGTTTGTGGGTGGGGGCTGTGCAAACAATGAAGTTTCCACAAAGCTTCCAGATATCACTGAGTTGCCAGAAAGGTCAGACAAAGACAGTACCAGTGCATACAACACTGGCGAGAGCTGTCGGAGTACTCCACTTATGATGGAACCACCATTGCCATTGGACAGTCCCTTACGGAGAATTAATgagccttcaggtgcattttgccaAGCAGTAGAAGGGCTCTCCTCTAATGCTAACATGAACAGAGGGCATTGTAAAAATGTGCCCCCATACCCTGGTAGCCCAGAACCAGTGCCATCCAAATTTCGCTCTCTGTGCCGTGAGGGGCGCCACCCAACAGAGGAAAGATTAAGAAGAGCAACAAAACACGGAAATGAGTTGGATAGGGGGAGCCGTGAGAGTAGTCCATACCTCAGCAGACGCCAGCACTCCCAAAGTGGGGAACGTTATCGAAGCTGCCTCCAGTTGGCCCAACAAAGAAGTCTTGATGAACTTGAAGTAGTCCCCACCTGTGGTAAGGCCATGGGGGCTACACAGGGAAATCACTCCCAACCAGAGCCAAGAATGGAATGGAAGGTAAAAGTGAGGAGTGACGGCACACGCTATGTGACTAAACGTCCTGTTAGAGACCGCCTCCTAAAAGCAAGAGCCATGAAAATCAAAGAGGAGCGTAGTGGGATGACCACGGATGATGATGCTGTGAGTGAGATGAAAATGGGACGTTACTGGAGCAAGGAGGATAGAAAGCGGCATCTGATGCGCGCTCGGGAGCAAAGGAAGAGAAGAGAATTCATGATGCAGAGCCGGTTAGACTGCTTACgggagcagcaacagcagcaagGTGCAGAGGGAAAAGGCGAAATGAGCATCATCGCCCTTAGCCACCGGAAGACTATGAAAAAGCGCAACAAGAAGATCTTGGATAACTGGATCACCATCCAGGAGATGTTGGCCCATGGCACACGATCAGCTGATGGAAAGCGGGTCTACAATCCCCTGCTTTCCGTTACCACGGTCTGAGCGGCAGCTGGCATGCCTATCAATCTCTTTGCCAAATCAAAAATTCTCTCATTTCTGTCTTTGTGCCACACTGTTTCTATCCATCCCTTCTTTTCACCAATTACAATATTTTTGTTTCTTTCCTCAATCTTTCGGAATATCTGAGAGGTATTTAAAACACAGGGTTAACTTCTAAACCAGATCTAGCCTGTAGATTTCAcagctccaaaaaaaaaaaaaaaaaactatttgagAAGTTCTGGATTTTGGCCGGAGCAGTTGCTGAACAAGACGAATGTCACAATCTATCGTCAAACTGCTCCTAGGTGGAATAAAAAAACAGAGCACAAGTTTGTATCCTATGACTACGGTACTTGGAAATGTTTTTGGCCTTGCAGATGGATGGAAATGGAATAGCCTTTGCCGATATTACTTCCATGGTGTTTCTCTCTAAAGGTGTGGCCCTTTCATAGGGCTTTGTTGAGAAATGCGACCGACGCAATtcataaaatacaaaaacaaacgAAACACTGCCATCTGGTGGTTAACGAGCACATGGACAGCTATAAAAACCAGCACAAAAGGACAGTAATATAGCACAGAGCCATGGAGAGGTGGTTGTGAGATTTGGATCAAGAATCTGCCTTTTATCTTATGGACATAACTGCACATTACAAGGAAGGTTTTGTGCAAGATTACGTCTTAGAAAATGTAATCTGTCTGTTGTTTCCGACGTGATTGTGACCTCTGTTTGATCTTATTTATTGTCATGTTTTCACTATTCTGTTTGACTTTGAATGTGTGAGCCTGAGAAGAAGGAAAGAGGTTTTTTTGGTACAGTACGTGCAAGAGGAACTTTTGCAGGGAGTAGAGCAAAGATTTTCTTAGTCCATTTTAGTTGTTCTTTTAATACCAGGAGTATCCTAGAAATCTCTTGCAGCGTAAGAAACATTACAAATGTTTTTCATTTCACCACATTCAGCGTATGTTCCCTAGGTAGTGGTACTGAACACCACATGAAAGCTCAAGGGACTTGTCCCATTCTGGCCGAAAAGCTTTAAAGTACTATTGATTCAAGAAGACCTTGGTGCACGTTGCCataaagagagagaaatgcattaAAAAACCTTTTATATGACCAAATCAGTGTTTGTCAACAGCTTACAATGGGTTCTAAGCCCAAGTGCACCAGGTCTACATCCTTAAACAGTGACAGATAAAAAAATGCACAATACATACAAAACTAGCACAATAGTAACTAAATATAAGTCCCAGCAATGTGAAAGAGAGGCAGCCTATGAAGGGGCGTAGACAGGCTTTAGGACAGAGTACGTAACAGAGCATGGCTCCTGCCAGGATTACGTTACTACTGACAACCCCTACTTCAAGTCAGGGCAGGGCCAGGTTAAGGGTCACATGGGCCTGgatctgaaaatgttcaagggcctatactgagaagagaAGGAggcgtgaccagtgctgtgtaggtgtggccagtgccatgtgggcgtgtacaacccctgcaccatacttgcctactctcccggaatggccgggaggctcccgaaaatcgggtgaccctcccggccccccggaagagcaggcaagtctcccgatttgcggggtcccccctgcccgtccgcccacttagtgtgtaaagtgggcggtccgggcagtcgatgacgcgattcttgctgaatcgcgtcatcatagtcacgcccctgcagtgtaatgccggtgatcgcggcattacagagcgggggcgtggcttaaaggaggtgtcactgtgaccccgcccttgctccgcctccggccaccccctcctttacagcacagcctcccctgcccgcccactgagccgacctggctgctctctcccgcagagagcagccagaatatcggtaagtatgcCCTGCACCATCAGTCCCACTGTCTCCCTAAGTATCTAACAATAGAAAAATTGCATAATTGGTgaaaaaactaaaaaaatatatGATTTATGGACAACTGTGAGGCCAGCTGGTCATCGTAatactgccatgatgatgggcctatttttatgtggaggccaagGGCTGACCATCAGCCATCACAAGGGGAATGAAGGTGAGTGGGACTGGCTATGCCCACCTAATCACTTTGCTGCCCCCCACCCCACGCTCCTTGGAGCATGCACAGTGAAGCCTGTTTCAGATTTCAGGTCAACTGAGAGCTTTACTGGGTATGTGGTGGAGCTACATATTCAGAAGAGTTAgggcctaaggaggagatagaaatGTATAGCTAAACTGAGCAACGACTTCATATTGAGCCCTTGCATGTAGCTTTGGACACAGTTACCTTGTGGAAAGACTAATGGCCTGATTTTGAGGTGGAATGTatgcaaaaaataaacaaaaaaaaccctgtaactgtgcacctgggcaagaccatcctgcactgcaggtggggcagatgtaacgtgtgcaaagAGCGTTAGATCTGAGAGGGGTGTTCCCAAACTGAAATATCAATTGCAGTGTagcaataaagctgtccagcatgtgtgggttACATGATAAAGctgcccgtatttaccctgcatgcaacaaCACCAAAACAAGGCATTTGATCCCCTTGCAGTGCAactttgtccaggtgcaaagttactggctcttttttgctttactcccacctcagatgCTTGGTAATCTTGGAATAATAAATACTAGTTCTGTCTGTGTCCACTCATATCACTGGAGATTTTTA
Coding sequences within:
- the PDZD4 gene encoding PDZ domain-containing protein 4 isoform X2 — its product is MGCNMCVVRKPEEHYKVMLQVNGKDLSRLSQEQTFETLRTTKDPLLIQVLRRSPRMKGALTASSHDLQFVNSGTQTDITFEHIMTLGKPRPPSPAIVVLEPYVLSELPPIGNEFYEQAEYMDGVQPEGERTDELEYEEVELCKSSHQDKLGLTVCYRTDDEEDLGIYVGEVNPNSIAAIDGRIREGDRILQINGMDVQNREEAVAILTQEESTNISLLVARPETEVENEEVEASPKSPRPFPHPAVLSRSQELDSGVGRTDESTRNDESSEHDILGDDQTSSANTPGSQRRLRFLRADSQLPLQFREFHHSLDSLLAADGSVPYNEVLPPVAGLTDEEYERYRELLEITCHLENGNGPAFLYASRQGGLDVNRNESVLREMAVLEEELRHLEFKFRNVLRAQKMQQLRERCMKAWLLEEEDSLYEFVGGGCANNEVSTKLPDITELPERSDKDSTSAYNTGESCRSTPLMMEPPLPLDSPLRRINEPSGAFCQAVEGLSSNANMNRGHCKNVPPYPGSPEPVPSKFRSLCREGRHPTEERLRRATKHGNELDRGSRESSPYLSRRQHSQSGERYRSCLQLAQQRSLDELEVVPTCGKAMGATQGNHSQPEPRMEWKVKVRSDGTRYVTKRPVRDRLLKARAMKIKEERSGMTTDDDAVSEMKMGRYWSKEDRKRHLMRAREQRKRREFMMQSRLDCLREQQQQQGAEGKGEMSIIALSHRKTMKKRNKKILDNWITIQEMLAHGTRSADGKRVYNPLLSVTTV
- the PDZD4 gene encoding PDZ domain-containing protein 4 isoform X1, producing the protein MGCNMCVVRKPEEHYKVMLQVNGKDLSRLSQEQTFETLRTTKDPLLIQVLRRSPRMKGALTASSHDLQFVNSGTQTDITFEHIMTLGKPRPPSPAIVVLEPYVLSELPPIGNEFYEQAEYMDGVQPEGERTDELEYEEVELCKSSHQDKLGLTVCYRTDDEEDLGIYVGEVNPNSIAAIDGRIREGDRILQINGMDVQNREEAVAILTQEESTNISLLVARPETEMGRRWKDSDREDFLDGLVSENEEELQAQRLNSPPQQQVENEEVEASPKSPRPFPHPAVLSRSQELDSGVGRTDESTRNDESSEHDILGDDQTSSANTPGSQRRLRFLRADSQLPLQFREFHHSLDSLLAADGSVPYNEVLPPVAGLTDEEYERYRELLEITCHLENGNGPAFLYASRQGGLDVNRNESVLREMAVLEEELRHLEFKFRNVLRAQKMQQLRERCMKAWLLEEEDSLYEFVGGGCANNEVSTKLPDITELPERSDKDSTSAYNTGESCRSTPLMMEPPLPLDSPLRRINEPSGAFCQAVEGLSSNANMNRGHCKNVPPYPGSPEPVPSKFRSLCREGRHPTEERLRRATKHGNELDRGSRESSPYLSRRQHSQSGERYRSCLQLAQQRSLDELEVVPTCGKAMGATQGNHSQPEPRMEWKVKVRSDGTRYVTKRPVRDRLLKARAMKIKEERSGMTTDDDAVSEMKMGRYWSKEDRKRHLMRAREQRKRREFMMQSRLDCLREQQQQQGAEGKGEMSIIALSHRKTMKKRNKKILDNWITIQEMLAHGTRSADGKRVYNPLLSVTTV